A single Streptomyces mirabilis DNA region contains:
- a CDS encoding ribonuclease inhibitor, which produces MVTEPERRPDPRFAGVPAVVPRPLTELAPLLDWLRDGRPAGERLDFTAGTALPDGRLDLCKQGLGARGAALVAEALSEMSAVSDGPSPVRHLLLGTDGLGDEGAAAVAARAEVETLYLGCNGITAGGACRIADNLRASPRVVTGVWLKRNPLGSGGGRAAAELVEAARSLRTLDLVQTGLDATGAVVLADALLAATQNGRRIERLFVGGNPLGAAGAVPLSALIAEGAVDELYVSAAQLGDVGALRLSDALARAPHGRLARLSVASNGIGPNAAARLVAAATAAGVALLDLGRVRAAAVLGAADNRVDLTAATDIAHTLASAEHRLTHLVLSHTGMRSREAHRLLDTAPRAATATRFVLGQSIATSVKRRLDALSAHIPMPSVPADVAAVRSVHRTAPLR; this is translated from the coding sequence ATGGTGACCGAGCCGGAGCGGAGGCCGGACCCGCGGTTCGCGGGCGTACCGGCGGTCGTACCGCGCCCTTTGACCGAACTCGCCCCGCTGCTCGACTGGTTGCGCGACGGGCGCCCGGCCGGCGAGCGGCTGGACTTCACGGCCGGTACGGCGCTGCCCGACGGGCGCCTCGACCTGTGCAAGCAGGGACTCGGAGCGCGGGGCGCGGCGCTGGTCGCCGAGGCCCTCTCCGAGATGTCCGCCGTCTCGGACGGACCCTCTCCCGTACGGCACTTGCTGCTCGGCACCGACGGGCTCGGCGACGAGGGTGCCGCCGCGGTCGCCGCGCGTGCCGAGGTCGAGACGCTGTACCTCGGCTGCAACGGGATCACCGCGGGCGGCGCCTGCCGCATCGCCGACAACCTCCGTGCCTCACCGCGCGTCGTCACGGGCGTCTGGCTCAAACGCAACCCGCTCGGCAGCGGGGGAGGGCGTGCCGCGGCCGAACTCGTCGAGGCCGCACGATCGTTGCGCACGCTCGACCTCGTGCAGACCGGGCTCGACGCGACGGGCGCCGTCGTCCTCGCCGACGCCCTCCTCGCCGCGACGCAGAACGGCCGCCGCATCGAGCGGTTGTTCGTGGGCGGCAATCCGCTGGGCGCGGCGGGTGCGGTGCCGCTGTCCGCGCTGATCGCCGAGGGCGCGGTGGACGAACTCTACGTATCCGCCGCACAGTTGGGCGACGTGGGCGCGCTGCGTCTCTCCGACGCGCTGGCACGGGCACCGCACGGACGGCTCGCCCGGCTCTCCGTCGCCAGCAACGGCATCGGGCCGAACGCCGCCGCCCGGCTGGTGGCGGCGGCGACCGCGGCGGGGGTCGCCCTGCTCGACCTCGGGCGGGTGCGGGCGGCCGCGGTGCTCGGCGCCGCCGACAACCGCGTCGACCTCACCGCGGCCACCGACATCGCACACACCCTCGCGAGCGCCGAACACCGCCTCACCCACCTCGTCCTCTCCCACACCGGCATGCGCAGCCGCGAGGCCCATCGTCTCCTCGACACCGCCCCGCGCGCCGCGACCGCGACCCGCTTCGTGCTGGGGCAGTCCATCGCGACCAGTGTGAAGCGGCGCCTGGACGCGCTCAGCGCGCACATCCCGATGCCGTCGGTCCCCGCCGACGTCGCCGCCGTACGCAGCGTCCACCGCACGGCGCCGCTACGCTAG
- a CDS encoding SDR family NAD(P)-dependent oxidoreductase, giving the protein MGDGGAITQDELAAFHRTVGKLRALPVDDPVRLRAEQVAASFARDGRVRRRKVRGAELSAADAAVMAATATGALDRREDAPLDRPGGGGVFVKPRSCYVCKTPYRQVDAFYHRLCPDCASDNTARRALTTDLSGRRALLTGGRVKIGFQLALMMLRDGAELLVTSRFPHDTMRRFRAEPGSAKWLDRLTVLAVDLRDPRQVLGICEQLRQEGEPLDILVNNAAQTVRRPAESYALLAGGERAALPEGAREAPGFTAMRALAGGGPSALPAALREADEAGLLPDPSPENSWSARLGELDPAEVLETQLVNALAPALLCDRLLPLLLASPHPRRYVVNVTAVEGRFAVRNKTAGHPHTNMAKAALNMLTRTSAAELAEQGVHMCAVDTGWITDENPAPKKERMAGAGFRTPLDIVDGAARVYDPIVRGEAGAPVSGVFLKDYQEAEW; this is encoded by the coding sequence ATGGGTGACGGCGGCGCGATCACACAGGACGAACTGGCGGCGTTCCACCGTACGGTCGGCAAGCTGCGGGCACTGCCCGTCGACGACCCGGTGAGGCTGCGCGCCGAACAGGTCGCCGCGTCCTTCGCGAGAGACGGGCGGGTGCGCAGGCGCAAGGTGCGCGGCGCCGAACTCTCCGCCGCCGACGCGGCCGTGATGGCCGCGACCGCGACGGGAGCGCTCGACCGGCGGGAGGACGCTCCGCTCGACCGTCCCGGGGGTGGCGGCGTCTTCGTCAAGCCCCGTTCCTGCTATGTCTGCAAGACGCCCTATCGACAGGTCGACGCCTTCTACCACCGGCTGTGCCCGGACTGTGCCTCGGACAACACCGCCCGGCGTGCGCTCACCACCGACCTGAGCGGCCGTCGCGCGCTGCTCACCGGAGGCCGGGTCAAGATCGGTTTCCAGCTGGCCCTGATGATGCTGCGCGACGGCGCCGAACTCCTGGTCACCAGCCGCTTTCCGCACGACACCATGCGTCGCTTCCGCGCCGAACCGGGCAGCGCGAAGTGGCTGGACCGGCTGACGGTGCTGGCGGTGGACCTCCGTGATCCTCGTCAGGTACTGGGGATCTGCGAGCAACTGAGGCAGGAGGGTGAGCCCCTCGACATTCTGGTCAACAACGCCGCGCAGACGGTGCGGCGGCCCGCCGAGTCGTACGCGCTGCTGGCGGGCGGGGAGCGCGCCGCGCTGCCCGAAGGGGCTCGGGAGGCGCCGGGGTTCACAGCGATGCGGGCGCTGGCCGGTGGTGGTCCCTCGGCGCTCCCCGCGGCGTTGCGGGAGGCCGACGAGGCCGGGCTGCTGCCCGATCCCTCCCCGGAGAACTCCTGGTCGGCCAGGCTGGGCGAACTCGACCCGGCCGAGGTCCTGGAGACCCAGTTGGTCAACGCGCTCGCCCCGGCACTGCTCTGCGACCGGCTGCTGCCCCTGCTGCTCGCCTCGCCCCACCCGCGGCGATATGTCGTCAACGTGACCGCCGTCGAGGGCCGCTTCGCCGTACGCAACAAGACGGCGGGCCATCCGCACACCAACATGGCCAAGGCCGCCCTCAACATGCTCACACGCACCAGCGCCGCCGAACTCGCCGAGCAGGGGGTGCACATGTGCGCCGTCGACACCGGCTGGATCACCGACGAGAACCCCGCCCCCAAGAAGGAGCGGATGGCGGGCGCGGGGTTCCGCACCCCCCTCGACATCGTGGACGGAGCGGCCCGGGTGTACGACCCGATCGTGCGGGGCGAGGCGGGCGCACCCGTGTCCGGGGTGTTCCTCAAGGACTACCAGGAGGCGGAATGGTGA
- a CDS encoding WhiB family transcriptional regulator, whose translation MHTDTMTPADSAWQEQALCAQTGADFFFPEPGSSVREAKRICGMCEMRSACLEYALNNDERFGVWGGLSEKERLSLRRSDQN comes from the coding sequence ATGCACACCGACACCATGACCCCGGCCGACTCCGCCTGGCAGGAGCAGGCGTTGTGCGCGCAGACCGGGGCCGATTTCTTCTTTCCCGAGCCGGGCAGCTCGGTGCGTGAGGCAAAGCGCATCTGCGGGATGTGCGAGATGCGCTCCGCCTGCCTCGAGTACGCGCTGAACAACGATGAACGCTTCGGCGTCTGGGGCGGCCTGTCCGAGAAGGAACGGCTCAGCCTTCGGCGCTCGGACCAGAACTGA
- a CDS encoding VOC family protein yields MLTTRFVTGAPNWLDVGTPDIEGASSFYGGLFGWQFQSAGPDAGGYGFFQLAGKTAAGGMQTTEEQGPPSWTVYFQSPDAQATAKAAEQAGGSVIVQPMDVMGQGHMAILGDEAGVPFGIWQPALTKGIDVAGDPGSLCWVELYTPDEPAAAAFYNSVFGWETSAASFPGGTYTCINPAGAEESDMFGGVVPLADDPTEAQSGAYWLPYFEVTDTDAAVSKAQELGGTVRMPATDLEGVGRMAKLADPYGARFAVIKSATRES; encoded by the coding sequence ATGCTCACCACCCGTTTCGTCACCGGCGCTCCGAACTGGCTCGATGTCGGCACCCCCGACATCGAAGGCGCCTCATCCTTCTATGGCGGCCTCTTCGGCTGGCAGTTCCAGTCGGCAGGGCCCGACGCCGGCGGCTACGGTTTCTTCCAGCTCGCCGGAAAGACCGCCGCGGGCGGTATGCAGACCACCGAGGAGCAGGGCCCGCCCTCCTGGACGGTGTACTTCCAGAGCCCCGACGCGCAGGCCACGGCCAAGGCCGCCGAGCAGGCCGGCGGCAGTGTGATCGTCCAGCCCATGGATGTCATGGGCCAGGGCCACATGGCGATTCTCGGGGACGAGGCGGGTGTGCCCTTCGGTATCTGGCAGCCGGCCCTGACCAAGGGCATCGACGTGGCGGGTGACCCGGGTTCACTGTGCTGGGTCGAGCTCTACACCCCGGACGAGCCGGCGGCCGCCGCGTTCTACAACTCCGTGTTCGGCTGGGAGACCTCGGCCGCCTCGTTCCCCGGGGGCACGTACACCTGTATCAACCCGGCCGGGGCGGAGGAGTCGGACATGTTCGGCGGTGTCGTCCCGCTGGCCGACGACCCGACCGAGGCCCAGTCGGGCGCGTACTGGTTGCCGTACTTCGAGGTCACCGACACGGACGCCGCCGTCAGCAAGGCCCAGGAGCTGGGTGGCACGGTCCGGATGCCCGCCACGGACCTGGAGGGCGTCGGCCGCATGGCGAAGCTCGCCGATCCGTACGGGGCGCGCTTCGCGGTCATCAAGAGCGCGACGCGGGAGAGCTGA
- a CDS encoding TetR/AcrR family transcriptional regulator — protein sequence MKVDANGPDPVRRRDARRNRELLVEAAREVFAAQGLDAPLDVIARRAGVGNATLYRHFPSRAALVDAVFRDSLTQTMDAGDRARTAEDAWAGLLGYVEEVFEGLAADRGANDLMTTHLEGVHSLDSVHAHNRETVEVLLRRGREQGTLRDDLTTEDLLVALAVLGRAVPALTSTAPDAWRRPLALLLDGLRASPTAAPLPEPSLTAPQLGTFLGNLGPHRD from the coding sequence ATGAAAGTCGACGCGAACGGGCCCGATCCGGTGCGGCGACGCGACGCGCGGCGCAATCGCGAGCTGTTGGTCGAGGCGGCTCGCGAGGTGTTCGCCGCGCAGGGCCTGGACGCGCCGCTCGATGTGATCGCACGCCGGGCCGGTGTCGGAAACGCCACGCTCTACCGGCACTTCCCCAGCCGCGCCGCACTGGTCGACGCGGTCTTCCGCGACTCGCTCACGCAGACCATGGACGCAGGAGACCGGGCCAGGACCGCCGAGGACGCCTGGGCTGGTCTGCTGGGATACGTCGAAGAGGTCTTCGAGGGCCTCGCCGCCGACCGCGGCGCCAACGATCTGATGACCACCCACCTGGAGGGCGTCCACTCCCTCGACTCCGTGCACGCCCACAACCGGGAGACGGTGGAGGTGCTCCTGCGCCGCGGCCGCGAACAGGGCACGCTCCGCGACGATCTCACCACTGAGGACCTCCTCGTCGCGCTGGCCGTACTCGGCCGCGCCGTCCCGGCCCTCACGAGTACGGCCCCGGACGCCTGGCGCCGCCCGCTCGCCCTCCTCCTCGACGGCCTGCGTGCCTCCCCCACCGCCGCCCCGCTGCCCGAGCCGTCGCTCACCGCGCCCCAACTCGGAACGTTCCTGGGCAACTTGGGACCGCACCGGGACTGA
- a CDS encoding LacI family DNA-binding transcriptional regulator, producing the protein MTETASRPTLEAVAARAGVSRATASRVVNGGDGVREPLVERVRQAVEELGYVPNQAARSLVTRRHDAVAVVIAEPETRVFADPFFALQLRGISKELTAHDSQLVLLLTEGRDDHARVGRYLAGGHVDGALVFSLHLDDPLPELIHGAGVPTVFGGRPGWGDGARRAVYVDSDNRGGAREAVRHLVGLGRTRIAHITGALDQTSAVDRLDGFRDVMGDADPRLVVEGDFTPAGGERAMRELLERCPDVDAVFAANDLTASGALRVLRERGRRVPDDVAVIGFDDMLPVAEQTDPPLTTVRQDIEEMGRLMARLLLRDLDRRAGKQGADGAPAGVVLPTTLVRRLSA; encoded by the coding sequence GTGACCGAGACAGCGTCGCGCCCCACGCTGGAGGCCGTGGCCGCGCGGGCCGGGGTCTCACGGGCCACCGCCTCGCGCGTCGTCAACGGCGGCGACGGAGTGCGCGAACCGCTCGTCGAGCGGGTCAGACAGGCCGTCGAGGAGCTCGGTTACGTCCCCAACCAGGCCGCCCGAAGCCTGGTCACCCGGCGCCACGACGCCGTCGCCGTCGTCATCGCCGAACCGGAGACCAGGGTCTTCGCCGACCCCTTCTTCGCCCTCCAGCTCCGCGGCATCAGCAAGGAGCTGACCGCGCACGACTCGCAGCTCGTCCTGCTGCTCACCGAGGGCCGTGACGACCACGCGCGCGTCGGCCGCTATCTCGCCGGCGGCCATGTCGACGGCGCGCTCGTCTTCTCGCTGCACCTCGACGACCCGTTGCCGGAGCTGATCCACGGCGCGGGCGTGCCGACCGTGTTCGGCGGGCGACCCGGGTGGGGCGACGGCGCGCGGCGGGCCGTCTACGTCGACAGCGACAACCGGGGCGGCGCCCGAGAGGCCGTACGCCATCTCGTCGGACTCGGCCGCACGCGTATCGCGCACATCACCGGCGCCCTCGACCAGACGTCCGCGGTCGACCGGCTCGACGGCTTCCGGGACGTCATGGGCGACGCCGATCCGCGGCTCGTCGTCGAGGGCGACTTCACGCCCGCGGGCGGCGAGCGTGCGATGCGGGAGCTGCTGGAGCGCTGCCCGGACGTCGACGCGGTGTTCGCGGCCAACGATCTGACGGCCTCGGGAGCCCTGCGGGTGCTGCGAGAGCGGGGGCGGCGGGTGCCGGACGACGTCGCCGTGATCGGCTTCGACGACATGCTGCCGGTCGCCGAACAGACGGACCCACCGCTCACGACGGTCCGTCAGGACATAGAGGAGATGGGCCGGTTGATGGCTCGGCTGCTGCTGCGGGACCTCGATCGCCGGGCGGGCAAGCAGGGCGCGGACGGCGCCCCCGCCGGCGTGGTGCTGCCGACGACGTTGGTACGGCGGCTTTCCGCGTAG
- the ligD gene encoding non-homologous end-joining DNA ligase encodes MADAVELDAAGRTVRLSSPGKIFFPERGFTKLDLAQYYLSVGEGILRALRIRPTTLERYPEGVTGESFFQKRAPKNMPDWIPTAHITFPSGRTADEMCPTEVAAVVWAAQYGTLTFHPWPVRRDDVDHPDELRIDLDPQPGTDYDDAVRAAHELREVLHEYGDLRGWPKTSGGRGLHVFVPIAPRWTFTQVRRAAIAAGRELERRMPEQVTTAWWKEERGEKIFVDYNQTARDRTIASAYSVRPRAHAPVSAPLRWDEVAEARPRDFDLATMPKRFAELGDVHADMDDHAFSLEALLELASRDEHDHGLGDLPYPPEYPKMPGEPKRVQPSRAKREDG; translated from the coding sequence ATGGCCGATGCGGTGGAACTCGACGCAGCCGGGAGGACCGTACGTCTGTCCAGCCCGGGCAAGATCTTCTTTCCGGAGCGCGGCTTCACGAAGCTGGACCTCGCCCAGTACTACCTGTCCGTCGGCGAGGGCATCCTGCGCGCCCTGCGCATCCGCCCCACCACCCTGGAGCGGTACCCGGAGGGCGTCACGGGCGAGAGTTTCTTCCAGAAGCGGGCGCCCAAGAACATGCCCGACTGGATCCCGACCGCGCACATCACCTTCCCCAGCGGGCGCACCGCCGACGAGATGTGCCCCACCGAGGTCGCGGCCGTGGTGTGGGCCGCGCAGTACGGCACCCTCACCTTCCACCCGTGGCCGGTGCGCCGCGACGACGTCGACCACCCCGACGAACTCCGCATCGACCTCGACCCACAGCCCGGCACGGACTACGACGACGCCGTGCGCGCAGCCCATGAGCTGCGCGAGGTCCTGCACGAGTACGGCGATCTGCGCGGCTGGCCCAAGACCTCCGGAGGTCGAGGGCTGCACGTCTTCGTCCCGATCGCGCCGCGCTGGACCTTCACCCAGGTGCGCCGGGCCGCGATCGCCGCCGGGCGCGAACTCGAACGTCGGATGCCCGAGCAGGTGACCACCGCCTGGTGGAAGGAGGAACGCGGCGAGAAGATCTTCGTCGACTACAACCAGACCGCGCGGGACCGCACGATCGCCTCCGCCTACTCGGTACGGCCCCGCGCGCACGCCCCCGTCTCCGCGCCCCTGCGCTGGGACGAGGTGGCCGAAGCGCGTCCCCGGGACTTCGACCTGGCGACCATGCCCAAGCGCTTCGCCGAACTCGGCGATGTGCACGCCGACATGGACGACCACGCCTTCTCACTCGAAGCGCTCCTGGAGTTGGCCAGCCGCGACGAACACGACCACGGTCTCGGGGACCTGCCGTATCCCCCCGAGTACCCGAAGATGCCGGGCGAGCCCAAACGGGTACAACCGAGCCGAGCCAAACGTGAGGACGGCTAG
- the tnpB gene encoding IS607 family element RNA-guided endonuclease TnpB — MSGAEPAGNGKKKRRGFEARPGFHVVGHRLALDPNASALQALASHCGAARVAYNWAVRHVLASWSQRAAEETYGVPEAERVAWRSWSLPSLRKAFNEAKHTDPFLREWWAQNSKEAYNTGLANAAAAFDNYAKSRRGERKGARMGRPRFKSKRKARPACKFTTGTIRLDDRRHIVLPRLGRIRLHEDVQPLVDAIAEGGRRILSVTVRFERGRWFAVLQTEERHTIAPAIRPGTAVGIDLGVKTLLVMADSAGEVREVANPKHYDQALTQLRKASRTVSRRRGPNRRTGQAPSRRWEKANAVRNRVHHRVANLRENHLHQATARIPAEYGTVVVEDLNVKGMVRNRRLSRRISDAAFGELRRQLTYKTQRHGGRLVVADRWMPSSKTCSRCGAVKAKLPLGVRVFECDACGLVLDRDANAGHNLAALAAANGKTGTGVTGDPGPLVVVPKPRGANQKTRTARTRKGTGTRAAGATPRQGTETRDRRQDTRREQLALW; from the coding sequence GTGAGCGGGGCGGAGCCTGCCGGGAACGGGAAGAAGAAGCGCCGGGGGTTCGAGGCGCGGCCCGGCTTCCACGTCGTGGGCCACAGGCTCGCCCTCGATCCCAACGCGTCCGCCCTGCAGGCTCTGGCCTCGCATTGCGGGGCGGCGCGGGTCGCCTACAACTGGGCGGTGCGGCATGTGCTGGCGAGTTGGTCGCAGCGCGCAGCGGAGGAGACCTACGGCGTCCCCGAGGCAGAGCGCGTTGCGTGGCGGTCGTGGTCGCTGCCGTCGTTGCGGAAGGCGTTCAACGAGGCCAAACACACCGACCCGTTCCTGCGGGAGTGGTGGGCACAGAACTCGAAGGAGGCCTACAACACCGGCCTCGCGAACGCTGCCGCCGCGTTCGACAACTACGCCAAGTCCCGGCGCGGCGAGCGCAAGGGCGCCCGGATGGGCAGACCCCGTTTCAAGTCGAAGCGGAAGGCTCGTCCGGCGTGCAAGTTCACCACCGGCACCATCCGCCTCGATGACCGGCGGCATATCGTCCTGCCCCGCCTCGGCCGGATCCGCCTCCACGAGGACGTCCAGCCCCTCGTGGACGCGATCGCCGAAGGCGGGAGGCGGATTCTGTCGGTGACGGTGCGGTTCGAGCGGGGCCGCTGGTTCGCGGTCCTGCAGACCGAGGAACGCCACACCATCGCTCCTGCCATCCGCCCCGGCACGGCGGTCGGGATCGACCTCGGCGTCAAGACTCTCCTTGTCATGGCGGACTCGGCCGGCGAGGTCCGCGAGGTCGCGAACCCCAAACACTACGACCAGGCACTCACGCAGCTCCGGAAGGCCTCCCGGACCGTCTCCCGCCGACGCGGCCCCAACCGGCGCACCGGACAGGCCCCGTCCCGTCGCTGGGAGAAAGCCAACGCGGTCCGTAACCGGGTGCACCACCGGGTGGCGAACCTGCGGGAGAACCATCTCCACCAGGCCACGGCGCGTATCCCCGCCGAGTACGGCACCGTCGTGGTCGAGGACCTCAACGTGAAAGGCATGGTCCGCAACCGGCGTCTGTCCCGCCGTATCTCCGACGCGGCGTTCGGGGAACTGCGGCGCCAGCTCACCTACAAGACCCAGCGCCACGGTGGACGTCTTGTCGTCGCCGACCGTTGGATGCCCTCCTCGAAGACCTGCTCCCGCTGCGGTGCGGTGAAAGCCAAACTGCCCCTCGGCGTGCGCGTCTTCGAGTGCGACGCCTGCGGACTCGTCCTGGACCGGGACGCGAACGCAGGCCACAACCTGGCCGCCCTCGCGGCGGCCAACGGTAAAACGGGTACCGGAGTGACCGGAGACCCGGGCCCCCTGGTGGTGGTGCCGAAGCCTCGTGGAGCCAACCAGAAGACCCGCACCGCCCGAACCCGCAAGGGGACCGGCACGCGGGCAGCTGGCGCAACACCCCGCCAGGGGACGGAAACGAGAGATCGTCGACAGGACACCAGGCGCGAGCAACTCGCGCTCTGGTGA
- a CDS encoding IS607 family transposase translates to MKLSEWAARNGVHYQTAWAWAKEGRMPVPVVQTPSGMWLVEESAPEVVGRTVAYCRVSSGDQKADLDRQVSRVVQGAGGLGLAVAEVVTEVGSGLNGNRRKLHRVLSDPAVAVIVVEHRDRLARFGVEQLESALSASGRRLVVLDPQETTSDLVRDITEVLTSMCARLYGQRAAKNRAARAIAEATAPAAETTG, encoded by the coding sequence GTGAAGCTTTCCGAGTGGGCGGCGCGCAACGGCGTGCACTACCAGACCGCGTGGGCCTGGGCGAAGGAGGGGCGTATGCCGGTCCCTGTCGTGCAGACGCCGTCCGGTATGTGGCTGGTCGAAGAGTCCGCTCCCGAGGTCGTTGGGCGGACGGTGGCGTACTGCCGTGTTTCGTCCGGCGACCAGAAGGCGGATCTTGACCGGCAGGTCTCCCGTGTCGTCCAGGGAGCAGGCGGGCTGGGGCTCGCCGTTGCCGAGGTTGTGACCGAGGTCGGGTCGGGATTGAACGGGAATCGGCGCAAGCTGCACCGTGTCCTGTCGGACCCGGCCGTTGCCGTCATCGTCGTGGAGCATCGCGACCGGCTGGCCCGTTTCGGTGTCGAGCAGCTGGAATCGGCACTGTCGGCTTCCGGCCGGCGTCTGGTGGTACTCGATCCGCAGGAGACGACCAGCGACCTGGTCCGGGACATCACCGAAGTCCTCACCTCGATGTGTGCCCGACTGTATGGGCAGCGAGCGGCGAAGAACCGGGCCGCACGCGCTATCGCCGAGGCCACCGCCCCGGCGGCGGAGACGACCGGGTGA
- a CDS encoding DNA-binding protein: MYASRCGGGHAYHEVAAILRAEELWLRRHIKKLPHSTKCRVVTFFDDDLNRIDAEFHHEPTAALVPAVPAGVSGSHPMAHLMPLPSRRSRRRSR, translated from the coding sequence ATGTACGCATCACGATGTGGCGGCGGCCACGCCTACCACGAAGTCGCGGCCATCCTCCGCGCCGAAGAGTTGTGGCTGCGCAGGCACATCAAGAAGCTGCCGCACTCGACGAAGTGTCGGGTCGTCACATTCTTTGACGACGACCTCAACCGGATAGACGCCGAGTTCCATCACGAGCCGACGGCGGCCCTCGTGCCCGCGGTGCCGGCCGGGGTGTCCGGCTCGCATCCGATGGCGCATCTGATGCCGCTGCCGTCCCGCCGGTCGAGGAGGAGATCGCGGTGA
- a CDS encoding ATP-dependent DNA ligase, which produces MDLPVMPPVKPMLAKSVAKIPPDMQYEAKWDGFRAIVFRDGAEVELGSRTGKTLTRYFPELVAALRERLPERCVMDGEIVIAREGRLDFDALTERIHPADSRVRMLAERTPASFVAFDLLALADEALLDVPLGDRRALLTMALSGVTAPVHVAPATTDREVAERWFEQYEGAGLDGVIAKPLNLRYRQDERAMFKIKHERTADVVVAGYRLHKSGPVVGSLLLGLYDDGGALQHVGVSAAFPMKQRAQLVEELEPLRMENVERHPWAAWSQESAHESARLPGAPSRWSTKKDFSWVPLRPERVAEVAYDHMENGVRFRHTARFRRWRPDRTAESCTYSQLDEPVGYDLAEILGPQN; this is translated from the coding sequence ATGGATCTGCCGGTGATGCCGCCCGTGAAGCCGATGCTCGCCAAGTCCGTGGCGAAGATCCCGCCGGACATGCAGTACGAGGCGAAGTGGGACGGGTTCCGCGCGATCGTGTTCCGCGACGGCGCCGAGGTCGAGCTCGGCAGCCGTACCGGCAAGACGCTGACCAGGTATTTCCCCGAGCTGGTGGCGGCGTTGCGGGAGCGGCTGCCGGAGCGCTGTGTGATGGACGGCGAGATCGTGATCGCCAGGGAGGGCCGGCTCGACTTCGACGCGCTCACCGAGCGCATCCATCCCGCGGACTCCCGGGTACGGATGCTGGCGGAGAGGACTCCCGCCTCCTTCGTGGCCTTCGATCTGCTGGCGCTGGCCGACGAGGCGCTGCTGGACGTGCCGCTCGGCGACCGACGGGCCCTGCTGACGATGGCGCTGTCGGGGGTGACGGCCCCGGTTCACGTGGCACCGGCGACCACGGACCGCGAGGTGGCGGAGCGGTGGTTCGAGCAGTACGAGGGCGCGGGCCTCGACGGGGTCATCGCCAAGCCGCTCAACCTGCGCTACCGGCAGGACGAGCGGGCCATGTTCAAGATCAAGCACGAGCGCACCGCCGACGTCGTCGTCGCGGGGTACCGCCTCCACAAGAGCGGGCCCGTCGTCGGTTCCCTGCTGCTCGGTCTGTACGACGACGGGGGCGCCCTCCAGCACGTGGGGGTGAGCGCCGCCTTCCCGATGAAACAGCGGGCACAGCTGGTGGAGGAGCTGGAGCCGCTGCGCATGGAGAACGTCGAGCGGCATCCCTGGGCGGCCTGGTCGCAGGAGTCGGCGCACGAGTCCGCGCGGCTGCCGGGCGCGCCCAGCCGGTGGTCGACGAAGAAGGACTTCTCCTGGGTGCCGCTGCGGCCCGAACGGGTGGCGGAGGTGGCGTACGACCACATGGAGAACGGCGTGCGGTTCCGTCACACGGCCCGCTTCCGCCGCTGGCGCCCGGACCGGACCGCGGAGAGCTGTACATACAGCCAGTTGGACGAGCCCGTCGGGTACGACCTCGCGGAGATCCTCGGCCCGCAGAACTGA